The Fibrobacter sp. genome contains the following window.
TGATTTACCCTACGGAGTGTTCCAACTTCAAAGTCAACAGCTGGCGGGCTTCGGTAGCGAATTCGCCAGGCAGTTCCTTGAACACGTCCTTGCAGAAGCCGCCCACCATAGCCTGGATGGCGTCTTCGCGCTTGATGCCGCGGCTCTCGAAATAGAACAGCTGGTCTTCGCTGATGCGGCTGGTGGTTGCTTCGTGTTCGGTCTGTGCAGTACCGTTAGCGACAGTAATGTAGGGGAAGGTGTGGGCGGCGCTCTTGTCGCCAACAAGCATGCTATCGCACTGGGTGTAGTTGCGAGCCCCTGTGGCAGACTTGCGGATAGAAACTTCGCCGCGGTAGGCATTGCTGGAATTGTCGGCGCTGATACCTTTCGAGATGATTGTGCTCTTGGTGTTCTTACCGATGTGGATCATCTTGGTACCGGTATCGGCCTGCATGTGGCCGTTGGTCAATGCCACACTGTAGAATTCACCGACGGAGTTGTCGCCTACCAGCACGCAGCTGGGGTACTTCCAGGTGATGGCGGAACCGGTTTCTACCTGGGTCCAGCTGATGCGGCTGTTCTTGCCGGCGCACTTGCCGCGCTTGGTCACAAAGTTGTAGACGCCACCTGCGCCAGTCTCGCGGTCGCCGGCGTACCAGTTCTGCACGGTGCTGTACTTGATCTTGGCGTTTTCGTTGGCCACCAGTTCCACGATGGCGGAGTGCAGCTGCTTGCTGCTGAATTCCGGAGCGGTGCAGCCTTCCAGGTAGCTGACTTCAGCGCCGTCGTCGGCGATAATCAGGGTGCGTTCAAACTGGCCAGCTTCCTTGTTGTTGATGCGGAAGTAGGTGGACAGGTCCATGGGACACTTGACTCCAGCGGGAATGTAGACGAAGCTACCGTCACCAAAGACGGCGCTG
Protein-coding sequences here:
- the sufB gene encoding Fe-S cluster assembly protein SufB; this translates as MSENYKYGFVTDIENDSFEKGLNEDVIRRASALRGEPQFMLDFRLKAYEKLLTMEQPKWGELNFAPVDLQDIVYYSAPKNKKSHEKIEDVDPELLATFEKLGIPLDEQKRLANVAVDAVFDSVSIYTSHKKKLMEMGIIFCSISDAIKEYPELIEQYLGSVVPAGDNYFAALNSAVFGDGSFVYIPAGVKCPMDLSTYFRINNKEAGQFERTLIIADDGAEVSYLEGCTAPEFSSKQLHSAIVELVANENAKIKYSTVQNWYAGDRETGAGGVYNFVTKRGKCAGKNSRISWTQVETGSAITWKYPSCVLVGDNSVGEFYSVALTNGHMQADTGTKMIHIGKNTKSTIISKGISADNSSNAYRGEVSIRKSATGARNYTQCDSMLVGDKSAAHTFPYITVANGTAQTEHEATTSRISEDQLFYFESRGIKREDAIQAMVGGFCKDVFKELPGEFATEARQLLTLKLEHSVG